TCTAATTCGTTAGCCCGTGATTTACCTATGCATATTAATATGATTTTATAAATAAATATTTATCAAATGCTACATGTAATTACCTACCTAAATAATTTTTAAGATTTTATTTAATAATCACTTATTTGGAAAGAACTTATGACTTATACTGAATAAAAATAGTTTTATTTAGTAAGTCAATGAAATATGAGACAATTAAGATGTAAAAGGATAGAGATAATAGAAAAAAaatggagagggggggggggtgcagtaAGGTTGGATTAAGCGTTTTGCATCACATAAATGAAAAATATTACATTTGTTTAAGTAGTAGAGATAAAGATTCCaacttttttgaagaaaaaaattgaaTCTATTTTCTTTTTATAAAGAGGATTAACTCCGGCCTTTGCATCGAGCGATGCACTCAGTCATCTTTATTGCATTATTCAACAAGTTCTTGCAAAATAAATACATAGATCGTACCAAAGCCACCTTTTTAGCGAAAATTATCGCCCTACTTACaagattgatgatgtgcctttaTCGTGCGCCACACGCTCCAAGAAATCTGATGGCCTCACCAAGCCGTCCGTCGGCTAGCCAGGAGCACCAACCGGTCCAATAGACCCTCAGCAAGAATCCGTTGTTGCCTTCTGCACAATCTCATCTTTAGGAGCAATTAATGCAATGATCTTGCTAGACCCttctgccgtcgacgccaccacaacGCCGAATAGCGCCTACCTTCTGCATGCGTCCATCGACCGGTATCTAGCTTCGAGACTCCGCTGCACCTTGCCGCCATGACTCGTTGTCAACATTGTAGATGGCACGCCGCTCCACCTTGGTCACCGCATGAGAAGCAGAGACCTGCGCCTAGCCACCACCCCAAACACTTGTCCGTCTAGTTGGTGTACACCCCTAAAGATGATGCCCCATGGGGTGACAACGCAGGAACTTCGTCATCATCTGATCCGAAAAGCCCGAATCTGGGGTTTCCTCCGGGGCACACACAGAACACGAATTGCCCCACAATGACTCCAACGAGGTAAAGACCCATGCGGGTGTCGCCATTGACGGTTCTGGCCGAGGCCGAACCAAGCATTAGCTGGCAAATTCGTACCCATCCCCGGCTGGACCACCAGATCAAACTCCTCCATCATCGAGCACGCCCATGGCTGACGTCTGCCGCCAGAAAATCGCATGACCGGAGCCGCACCGCAACCCGGAACTGCCAGCCCGCCCATAGACCGTGAAGGGCCATCAGCGATGCACCGCCGACGCCGGACAACACACACGTCAAAGACACCCGCACGGATCTCCACCGCAACTGAATCCCGGAGCTACGGTGGaggaaggccccgccgccgccatcatccCCTCCCTGGGCTTTGCCCAgcggagctccggcggcggcgagggaaggccGTTTTTGATGTCCAAATAATCCAAATTTGGCACTTGTAGTAAAAATTGCCGATCCTGTGTGTCCTGATATCTGGCAGGCTCCGCCTAAAATTTGACCTCCGAAATCATCTTTCGTTTTCGTTTGACTCGCCCAAGTTCTGACTTCGCCTCGCCAAACCTTTTGATATCGTTAAAgacactgactggtgggccccagaTCGTGCACGGCGCGTAGGCCTGCCCGCGCGCAGACGGGGGCCGGTCTGAACCACGTGCGAATCGCGAGGCACTctccttttgttttgtttttaagtcCACCACCGTCGCAAAACCGCAAAACGGCTCGAGACGCACTCGCCCCGACCGACGGCGAGACAGACTCTCCGTCTCCATTCCCCCACAGCAGCCAGCCATGGAGAGAAATGgcgggaagcagcagcagcagcagccggagACGGCGGCGCCGGCGCCAGCGCCGAGGAAGGGCGCGTGGCGGGACGGCGCCGTCACCTACTTCCACCTCCTCTTCTACATCGCCATCTCCGGCGGCCAGATCTTCTTCAACAAGGCAAGCCCCTCTCATCCTCCTCGCCCCGCGTCTCCGGCCCACCGCCCCGCGATCCTGCCAGCCGCGGCAAGTTTCGTCGCTGCGGTTGCTCATTCCTGGTTGCGCGACACGGATGCGGTCTCTCTCGCGTCTGGCCTGGCCGCGTCAGGCGACTCCGCGCCGTCCTGGGTTTCTAGGGTTTTAGCGTGCAGTCCACCGCAAATTCGTAGGCTGATCCGATTGCTGCTCTCCCCTTGCGATGGAGACGAGACGGATGTGTTTCCAGTTTCTGGCGCTGGATTCGAATGCGTGCGAGTCAGGGGGGCTTTTGTGATGGATCGGATCTCTGTCTCTGCTGCAGCGTAAGCGTTTTCAGTTTAAAGAGGGTGTGATTGTAAACGCACAGGGAGGCGATTTTGAGCTTCGGCTGTTCTCATACTTGCGATATCAAGCGTTGATCCCATAATTCATCAAAATGAGTCTCATTCGTGACTACTATCAGTTTTCTAAAGCCGATCGCCCACCTGAATAGCCAGATTATGTCCAAAATTCGTGGGCGTTTGGGTACATTTTTCTGCCTCTGACTCCAGTAGCTTGAGATCTGGGAATAGTCCGTTGCTTGCTTGGGTTGTTCACTCAACTTGGACCCCTTTTTCATGAGAAGGGTTGACCCAGGTTCTCTTGTCATAACTCATATCCCTTCCATAACAAGTAACTGGACTCCCTTTTGCTATTACTATATTGTTAGTTTAGTTTGGTACACTGATACGTGAGGCTCATGGAGGTCTTTTGCACCAAGTTCCATTAGCTTTAAGTGGAACCTCATATAAATCAATTCATTGACACTTCTCAAGATGCCTATCTTTTTGGACCAACTGGATAACATCTTCTTCCACTATAATGATTCATGGAAATTGAGCAATAAGCACTATCTTTTGTTCTATTCTCTCTCCTTATTTCTTTGGCCCAACTCAATACTAACAAGATTAACAACACTCCAAGAGATTGTGGTGCAAATAGAAATAGTGATGCTGACATTTCTGTATGTACAAATTCAAGTGTAAACATCGATAACCCTTGCTTCAGAAGATTGAAAACCCACTTTGTAACACACTTCTATTTGGGATGATTAGTTCTGGAGTGCTTTCATAATTTCATTCATGTGGTTAGAAGTACTGATGGATTCTTTTTCTGTGGCAAATATCCTTTCATATTTTTTGTAACATTGTTAAGTACTTTGTTTGTCCTGATTTGCAGTGGGTGCTATCCTCAAAAGAGATCAACTTCCCCTATCCAGTGGCACTAACTTTGCTACATATGCTCTTCTCATCTGTAGTATGCTTTGCTGCTACAAAGATTTTCAAGGTACCTAGCATCAAATTTTTACATGGTTGCTGTATCTATCTCTAATCTGTGTAATAACTAAGACTTCATACTGTTTGGAATTCAAGTTACTTGAAGTTCAAGAAATCCGTAATCTTACTATTTTTTTACTTTGATAATATTTTATAGGTCATAAAGATTGATGAAGGAATGACTACAGATGTGTGAGTCTTGGATAATACAAAATTCATAAGGCTGTATTGTAGTTTCTTACTCTCTCAATTGTTCTCTGTCAGTATATTATGTTCCATGACGTATCACCTCATGATTAAGACATCCATAATGCCTGTCTCTCCATGCATGAACCGATATGAATAATTTGTGAATTTTCCATAACATTAGCATATTCTAGCATGTTCGTAAGATGCTGCACAAACACCACCCCTTCATTTTAAATATTGAGGTTGGTTTTCATCAGACTATATGTGGATAGCAAGTACAGTAACAGGGGGCTCTGCTGTTTGTTGTGTAAGTACATTAGCCTGCTTTAGCTGTCAGGATTAGTGAGCGAGTTTTACCATATTGTTAAGATTAAATGCCAAGTCAGGCTTAGAAGTCTAGCATGATGGTCATCGGTAGATATTTACGTTAATTAAATTTGCATCTGGCACACACTAAGAAGCTCTGCACTATTCCTGTCATAAGTCAATACTCGATACCACTCTTAGTGAGAAGAAATATGCTGGTCTTTTTCTGAAGCACGGACCTGCAGCCGTTATTGCTTTCCCATCCTGTATTAGATTCTTTGTTCAATTCATAATAAAGTACTGGGACTGTATTATTTCTCTAACTAGCTCACCTGAAATTTCAGATACGTGAGTTCAGTCATTCCAATTGGAGCAATGTTTGCAATGACACTTTGGCTAGGGAACAGTGCATACCTCTACATATCTGTTGCATTTGCACAGATGTTGAAGGCAATAAGTATGTGCACTCTCTGTTTTTAGATTGAGAAGGTAAAGCGTAGGTTGTAATCAGTTTTGGAACTGATGTTAATATACTCTTTGCTTGAGCATTACAGTGCCTGTAGCCGTGTTTCTCCTTGGAACAGCATTTGGCCTTGAAGAAATGAACTGTAAAATGCTTGCTATCATGTCTATCATCAGCGTGGGAGTTATTGTGGCCTCTGTTGGTGAAATTACAATCAGCTGGGTTGGAGTGGTGTATCAGATGGGTGGAGTTGTAGCGGAAGCCCTTAGACTTATCTTTATCGAGATATTTTTGAAGAAGAAGGGTGTTAGACTGAACTTGATATCCATGATGTACTATGTTAGCCCTTGCAGGTATCTTGTCCACCAGCTCCCCAGATTAATTCTTGAACCTACTGTTTGTTCTCGTAATTTAATCTGTGATTTTCCTGCAGTGCCTTTTGCCTGTTCATTCCCTGGTTGTTCTTAGAGAAGCCAAAGATGGATGCAAGTATTTCATGGAACTTCCCACCAATTACATTGTTCTTAAACTGCATGTGCACATTCGTACTTAATCTGTCAGTTTTCCTTGTCATCTCCCGGACAAGTGCACTGACAGCTCGTGTTACTGGAGTTGTGAGAGATTGGAGTGTGGTGCTGCTGTCAGCTGCTATTTTTGCTGATACAAAGCTTACCTTCATAAACATAGTTGGCTATGCCATAGGTATTCAACTGATTAATCTCGTAATCTGACTTATTTAACTTCATAATTTCTGTGATATCTTTGGGCACATTTTTGGCTAAAGAATTACCTGCACCTGATATTTTCTGGATTATATTTTTTTTGAATACTTTAGGTTTGAGccatttttttgaacatttttttttcaaagaaCTGCATTTAGAAGTGGATTAGATGGTGACTCCATTTTTCTGCAATGTACAGCCATAGTAGGTGTTGTTGCATATAACAATCATAAGCTTAAACCCCAAGCGAACCAGCAGCAGGGCGCTGACAGCAAAGTCAGCCCAGGAAGCCCTCGACATGTTGAGATACCATTGAACTCTACAAAAGAATCTTCATAACACCGAAGGTAGTGAGATCTTGGACAGAATTTTTTGGGGGAAGGTAATATAAATTCGAAAACTTTCTAATTCATGCACCTGTCATGCATGGAACATACTGACGGTTGGTGCATTTACTGTTGATGCAGGAGAATTGAGCTCTTGATTTTGCTACGAGTTGGCCAGCTCTCCATGGGATACATTCTTCCTACAAATCAACAGGAAGACCGGAAATTTTGTACAATGATATGTAAGATACGATAGCATACTGATTTGTATTATTGTTGCCCGGAGCAGGGCGGGCACATCATAAAGGTCAATTAGGTTGTGTAGATGTGTTTGTTGTCTTTAAGGTGCTGTAGAAATCCATCAGGTGCTCCCAAAGATGCAACCTGGTTCTGTTGGTATACTTCGTTACTTTGGAGGGTCCTGCCAACAAGATGGACCTGTCTGTATGCACATTGTACTTCAAACATAAAAGAATACCATTACTTCAAATATAAAAGAATACCATATGTGAACTTTTTTTTAGCTTGCACGTTTTCCATGTCCGTTTATTGGCTCAGGAAGCTATTCCGTTTTAAAGATCCATATGATATGTGGAATGTTCTTTCTGCGAATGAAGTTGTTAAGATCCTGTTTCGAAGGCGGATATATTTCTTGGCTCGCGAGGAAATTGAACTGTTCCCTGTAAAGTTCAGGTGAAATTCTTGCCTCCAGACAGGGCCTATGTGGTGGTGGTGTTACTTGTGCGGGAAGTTGGTGGAGATGTACTTGCCCGCCAGGCACACATGATGTGTTCATGCAGAAATTTTGGCCATATGTTTCTCCTCAGCAGGAATTGTTTGCGTTGCCTCTGGTGTGTGCTGCTCAAGATAATTCAAGCAATCTGATTTGTCTCTTCTTTTTTGAGAAATATCGTGCTTTATTGATCAAGAGACAGTGCGGCGACATTCGACAAACGAATTTATACATGACTAAACCAGCGAAACGGACTCTCTGGTTTGTTTGAGTCCAGTGTGCTTTGCGAGCGTCTGATCTGAAACATAGGGCCCAGATCAACCAAGTTCCACACCGTGTGTTGCGCCCCGAGTCCAGTCCTCCCCGGCGCCGCCGCCTCTGCGTGCTTTGggcgggaggccgccgccaccatcGTGGGCGTCGCGACCACTGCCGGAGACCTCGCACCCCTTCGGACCCGAGGAGGAGTCCAGGGTCTTTACTCTGGAGAGCGATGGATTCTTCAGAAATTCCGCCCTCTGACCGCAGAGAAGAGCAGCCGCCGGCGTCGCTGCCGCTGCCGGCGGCCTTTCTCGAGTTCCTCGGCGAGAACGGCCTGGACCCCGCGCTATACTCCAAGGCGGACACCATCCCGCGCTACATCAGGTGAGGCAAGCCTTGACTGACACTCGCCAAGGCTACCATCCACCGGCAATTCGTCACATGAAAGGGTGCGAATGAGAGTAGCCTGACTTGTTTCTGAAATCCCTAGGTTAAAACCAGGCACGGAGCCCATGGTGGTGACAGAGATCGAAAGCGAGCTCAAGTGTGATCTCATGAAGGTGTCGTGGCTGCCGGACTTCTATGCGATCCCGCCTGAAATTCAGATTGCTGGATCCATGGCTTATCAGCAAGGGAAGGTGAGGAGAAACTTTTGTCATGAT
The sequence above is drawn from the Triticum aestivum cultivar Chinese Spring chromosome 7A, IWGSC CS RefSeq v2.1, whole genome shotgun sequence genome and encodes:
- the LOC123147448 gene encoding probable sugar phosphate/phosphate translocator At3g14410, which translates into the protein MERNGGKQQQQQPETAAPAPAPRKGAWRDGAVTYFHLLFYIAISGGQIFFNKWVLSSKEINFPYPVALTLLHMLFSSVVCFAATKIFKVIKIDEGMTTDVYVSSVIPIGAMFAMTLWLGNSAYLYISVAFAQMLKAIMPVAVFLLGTAFGLEEMNCKMLAIMSIISVGVIVASVGEITISWVGVVYQMGGVVAEALRLIFIEIFLKKKGVRLNLISMMYYVSPCSAFCLFIPWLFLEKPKMDASISWNFPPITLFLNCMCTFVLNLSVFLVISRTSALTARVTGVVRDWSVVLLSAAIFADTKLTFINIVGYAIAIVGVVAYNNHKLKPQANQQQGADSKVSPGSPRHVEIPLNSTKESS